Proteins from a genomic interval of Poecile atricapillus isolate bPoeAtr1 chromosome 1, bPoeAtr1.hap1, whole genome shotgun sequence:
- the LIPT1 gene encoding lipoyltransferase 1, mitochondrial: MVLQSLKNCLWLSCILRTPKACFWSTASGGLVIQSVSNDVYQNLAVEDWIHDHMDLEKQQVLFLWRNSPAVVIGRHQNPWQECNLRLLRQKDIKLARRRSGGGTVYHDLGNINLTFFTTRKKYERMENLKLVVKALKALRPQLDVHVTDRYDILLDRKYKISGTAAKLGRTSAYHHCTLLCNADKFVLSSVLKSPYRGLKSNATPSVPASVKNLFEEDPSLTSEMLLDAIAKEYAVQHQIDHHITLINPADETLLPGISSKTKELQTWEWVYGKTPKFSVSTCLNMAYKDSVFDVKVNMDVKHGRIEVCNIDLPEQWLPPGLYSELVKSLTGSKFCPNETTTIVTTLLRVCPQDNELHSRWSLLCENMIRLM, encoded by the coding sequence ATGGTACTGCAGTCATTAAAAAACTGCCTTTGGCTGTCCTGCATCCTCAGGACTCCAAAAGCCTGCTTCTGGAGCACAGCTAGTGGAGGCCTCGTTATCCAGTCTGTTTCTAATGATGTTTACCAAAATCTAGCTGTGGAAGACTGGATCCATGACCATATGGATTTAGAGAAGCAACAGGTCCTTTTCCTTTGGAGAAATTCCCCTGCTGTGGTAATAGGGAGACATCAGAATCCCTGGCAGGAATGCAACCTCAGGTTATTGAGGCAAAAAGATATAAAACTAGCTAGGAGAAGAAGTGGAGGAGGGACAGTTTACCATGACTTAGGTAATATCAATTTGACTTTCTTcacaaccagaaaaaaatatgaacgAATGGAAAACCTGAAGCTTGTGGTGAAGGCACTGAAAGCCTTGCGGCCTCAGTTAGATGTACATGTCACTGACAGATACGACATCTTGCTAGACAGGAAATACAAAATCTCAGGAACTGCTGCAAAGCTGGGAAGGACAAGTGCTTATCATCACTGTACCTTACTCTGTAATGCAGATAAGTTTGTTTTATCTTCTGTGCTAAAAAGTCCTTATAGAGGGCTAAAGAGCAATGCCACTCCTAGTGTGCCTGCCTCAGTGAAAAATCTCTTTGAAGAAGATCCTAGTTTAACTTCTGAGATGCTCCTGGATGCCATTGCTAAAGAATATGCTGTGCAACACCAGATAGATCATCATATCACCTTAATAAATCCAGCTGATGAGACTCTGCTTCCTGGAATTAGTAGCAAAACTAAAGAACTACAAACCTGGGAATGGGTGTATGGAAAGACACCGAAGTTCAGTGTTAGCACATGTCTTAACATGGCCTATAAAGATTCTGTTTTTGATGTTAAAGTAAATATGGATGTAAAGCATGGAAGGATTGAAGTCTGTAACATTGATCTGCCAGAGCAGTGGCTGCCACCAGGACTGTACAGTGAACTGGTCAAGAGTCTTACAGGCAGTAAGTTTTGCCCAAACGAAACCACTACGATCGTGACAACATTGCTAAGAGTGTGTCCACAAGACAATGAGTTGCACAGCAGGTGGAGTCTACTATGTGAGAATATGATAAGGTTAATGTGA
- the MITD1 gene encoding MIT domain-containing protein 1 isoform X2, whose translation MSRAGSSDTAALERAGAETVKRAVQLDVASRFQESLVCYQEGIDLLLQVVKATTDEAKKRRYRQKISEYMTRAEDIKKHIEKEKQDGKYHKQIRIEENATGFGYEKLFHEYLTEIVSEVWVEDPYIRQVHQLYNFLRFCEMLVKGPCKVRTIHLLTSYDKGGGSSQQMTALEEIKQSLSNYGVTLNIDFSSSIHDREIRFNNGWMIKIGRGLDYFKKPQGHFSIGYCDFDLRPCHETTVDVFHTKHTKKM comes from the exons ATGTCGCGGGCAGGGAGCAGCGACACTGCTGCGCTGGAGCGGGCCGGGGCGGAGACGGTGAAGCGGGCGGTGCAGCTGGACGTGGCGTCCCGGTTCCAGGAATCGCTGGTGTGCTACCAGGAAGGCATCGACCTCCTGCTGCAGGTGGTGAAAG CCACGACAGATGAGGCGAAAAAGCGCCGCTACCGGCAGAAAATATCCGAGTACATGACCAGAGCCGAGGACATTAAAAAACACATTGAGAAAGAGAAACAAG ATGGCAAATACCATAAGCAAATCAGGATAGAAGAAAATGCAACAGGTTTTGGCTATGAAAAGCTTTTCCACGAGTACCTCACTGAGATTGTTTCTGAAGTTTGGGTGGAGGACCCATACATTCGGCAGGTTCATCAG TTGTATAACTTTCTACGATTCTGCGAGATGCTAGTTAAGGGGCCATGCAAGGTGAGAACGATCCACCTCCTCACTTCCTATGATAAG GGTGGTGGGAGTAGTCAACAGATGACTGCcttggaagaaataaaacagtcaTTGAGTAATTATGGAGTAACACTGAATATTGACTTTTCATCTTCAATACATGATCGAGAAATCAG attcaACAATGGGTGGATGATTAAGATTGGAAGGGGTCTTGATTATTTTAAGAAACCACAG GGTCATTTCAGCATTGGATACTGTGACTTTGACTTGAGACCTTGTCATGAAACAACAGTGGATGTCTTTCATACtaaacacacaaagaaaatgtgA
- the MRPL30 gene encoding large ribosomal subunit protein uL30m, with the protein MAVAAGRAGLGLAGPGKVLGKRTEGMVSPVWVRCLFTRSRIPDSVFQPRPGDHEKYGGDPEEPHKIHVITRIKSVVGRPYWEKKIIRDLGLDKAHQPRLHKNIPSVNSRLKVVKHLIRIQPLKLPHGLPTEEEISSTFLTNRGELVIKTRLKPVEQKETKS; encoded by the exons ATGGCGGTCGCGGCGGGCCGGGCGGGCCTGGGGCTTGCAGGCCCCGGGAAG GTGCTGGGGAAGAGGACGGAGGGaatggtgtccccagtgtgggttCGTTGTCTCTTTACCAGGTCGAGAATTCCAGACTCG GTATTTCAGCCACGGCCCGGAGATCATGAAAAGTATGGAGGTGACCCTGAGGAGCCCCACAAAATCCATGTTATTACTAGAATAAAAAGCGTCGTTGGTCGCCCATATTGGGAAAAGAAGATAATACGTGATCTGGGACTGGATAAA GCACATCAGCCAAGACTGCACAAAAATATCCCTTCTGTGAATTCCAGACTGAAAGTTGTTAAACATCTGATAAG AATACAGCCACTGAAACTACCCCATGGGCTGCCAACAGAAGAGGAAATTTCCAGCACCTTTCTGACAAACAGGGGAGAGCTTGTCATTAAAACACGCCTGAAACCTGTGGAGCAGAAAGAAACTAAGTCATAG
- the MITD1 gene encoding MIT domain-containing protein 1 isoform X1, whose translation MTRAEDIKKHIEKEKQDGKYHKQIRIEENATGFGYEKLFHEYLTEIVSEVWVEDPYIRQVHQLYNFLRFCEMLVKGPCKVRTIHLLTSYDKGGGSSQQMTALEEIKQSLSNYGVTLNIDFSSSIHDREIRFNNGWMIKIGRGLDYFKKPQGHFSIGYCDFDLRPCHETTVDVFHTKHTKKM comes from the exons ATGACCAGAGCCGAGGACATTAAAAAACACATTGAGAAAGAGAAACAAG ATGGCAAATACCATAAGCAAATCAGGATAGAAGAAAATGCAACAGGTTTTGGCTATGAAAAGCTTTTCCACGAGTACCTCACTGAGATTGTTTCTGAAGTTTGGGTGGAGGACCCATACATTCGGCAGGTTCATCAG TTGTATAACTTTCTACGATTCTGCGAGATGCTAGTTAAGGGGCCATGCAAGGTGAGAACGATCCACCTCCTCACTTCCTATGATAAG GGTGGTGGGAGTAGTCAACAGATGACTGCcttggaagaaataaaacagtcaTTGAGTAATTATGGAGTAACACTGAATATTGACTTTTCATCTTCAATACATGATCGAGAAATCAG attcaACAATGGGTGGATGATTAAGATTGGAAGGGGTCTTGATTATTTTAAGAAACCACAG GGTCATTTCAGCATTGGATACTGTGACTTTGACTTGAGACCTTGTCATGAAACAACAGTGGATGTCTTTCATACtaaacacacaaagaaaatgtgA